A genomic window from Methanoculleus sp. SDB includes:
- a CDS encoding ligand-binding protein SH3: protein MDAWLSVIVLILSATPFFEARYAIPLAINTFGFAPAEAFLLGLLGNIVPVILLLRYLESVEERLSARFAAFHRFFTWLFERTRRHSERFERWGALALIPFVAVPLPVTGAWTACAAAFVFGIRFRYSLPAIAAGMVIAAVLTTLGITTLTTLLGVLGDIA from the coding sequence ATGGACGCATGGCTTTCGGTTATCGTTCTCATCCTCTCCGCAACACCGTTTTTCGAGGCGCGATATGCGATCCCGCTTGCCATCAATACCTTCGGGTTTGCACCGGCAGAGGCGTTTTTGCTCGGCCTCCTGGGAAATATCGTGCCCGTCATTCTCCTGCTCCGGTACCTGGAGTCGGTGGAGGAGAGACTCAGTGCCCGCTTTGCGGCCTTTCACCGCTTTTTCACCTGGTTGTTTGAACGAACACGGCGGCATTCCGAGCGTTTCGAGCGATGGGGAGCGCTCGCACTCATTCCCTTCGTGGCTGTCCCCCTGCCGGTGACCGGCGCGTGGACGGCCTGTGCCGCCGCGTTCGTCTTCGGCATCAGGTTCAGGTATTCACTGCCGGCAATTGCCGCAGGCATGGTCATCGCCGCAGTGCTTACGACTCTTGGCATCACAACTCTAACCACACTGTTGGGCGTTCTTGGAGATATTGCATGA